The following are encoded in a window of Nocardioides houyundeii genomic DNA:
- a CDS encoding YdeI/OmpD-associated family protein, with protein MAGNPVGNPVGTPGGTPERPATFFRGPEEFRAWLEANHDTAPELWMGLRKKHVPDRGLTWEQAVPEALCFGWIDSVSQPIDEDSRRQRWTPRRAGSNWSNVNIAHVERLTAEGRMHPAGLAAFQRRQADRSGIYSFENGNDDQLPAVMQSRLEETPPAADFWAAGTPSYRRTVVSWVTSAKREATVAKRLAELVEACSKGRLVKFQQYGEEPAWARKARAALGIDD; from the coding sequence ATGGCCGGAAACCCTGTCGGAAACCCTGTCGGAACTCCTGGCGGCACTCCCGAGCGACCCGCGACCTTCTTCCGCGGGCCCGAGGAGTTCCGCGCCTGGCTGGAGGCCAACCACGACACCGCCCCGGAGCTGTGGATGGGCCTGAGGAAGAAGCACGTGCCCGACCGGGGACTGACGTGGGAGCAGGCGGTCCCCGAGGCGCTCTGCTTCGGGTGGATCGACTCGGTCTCCCAGCCGATCGACGAGGACTCTCGGCGGCAGCGGTGGACGCCGCGACGCGCGGGCAGCAACTGGAGCAACGTCAACATCGCCCACGTGGAGCGGTTGACCGCCGAGGGGCGGATGCACCCCGCCGGGCTTGCGGCCTTCCAGCGGCGCCAGGCCGACCGGTCGGGGATCTACTCGTTCGAGAACGGGAACGACGACCAGCTGCCCGCGGTCATGCAGTCACGACTGGAGGAGACGCCGCCCGCAGCGGACTTCTGGGCGGCCGGGACCCCGTCGTACCGGCGCACCGTGGTCTCGTGGGTGACGTCGGCCAAGCGTGAGGCGACCGTGGCGAAGCGGCTCGCTGAGCTCGTCGAAGCCTGCTCCAAGGGTCGGCTGGTGAAGTTCCAGCAGTACGGCGAGGAGCCGGCGTGGGCGCGGAAGGCGCGGGCCGCGTTGGGGATCGACGACTGA